One Sander vitreus isolate 19-12246 unplaced genomic scaffold, sanVit1 ctg234_0, whole genome shotgun sequence genomic window carries:
- the LOC144513373 gene encoding putative pancreatic secretory proteinase inhibitor isoform X2 encodes MFGRTLLLVSVAVFFCADAEDKSQLYRRPSCVGTSVSQACPLNFSPVCGSDGNTYANECSLCVHRLEKNADILIVRDGPC; translated from the exons ATGTTTGGCCGGACTCTTCTGCTCGTCAGCGTTGCCGTTTTCTTCTGTGCAG ATGCAGAGGATAAGTCCCAGCTCTACAGGAGG ccCTCCTGTGTGGGGACCAGTGTGTCTCAGGCGTGTCCTCTGAACTTCTCTCCGGTATGCGGCAGCGATGGCAACACCTATGCCAACGAGTGCTCTCTGTGCGTCCACAGGCT GGAGAAAAACGCAGACATCTTGATCGTGCGGGACGGACCCTGCTGA
- the LOC144513373 gene encoding putative pancreatic secretory proteinase inhibitor isoform X1: protein MKHLEEYELSMKESTDSSQNAATSDAEDKSQLYRRPSCVGTSVSQACPLNFSPVCGSDGNTYANECSLCVHRLEKNADILIVRDGPC, encoded by the exons atgaaacatctggaagaatacgagctgagcatgaaggaatctacagacagcagccagaatgcagcaacttcag ATGCAGAGGATAAGTCCCAGCTCTACAGGAGG ccCTCCTGTGTGGGGACCAGTGTGTCTCAGGCGTGTCCTCTGAACTTCTCTCCGGTATGCGGCAGCGATGGCAACACCTATGCCAACGAGTGCTCTCTGTGCGTCCACAGGCT GGAGAAAAACGCAGACATCTTGATCGTGCGGGACGGACCCTGCTGA